One window of the Niallia circulans genome contains the following:
- a CDS encoding sensor histidine kinase produces MIRKFLVEKRSWILFILFLQLFQLFMSIIDETISFYSMIYICFISILLFVIFCFIRYQKETTFYKSLSAREDDLDLTTLASAKTPFEKIIADSFTTQTSILKIERYQNLQQLELEKDELLSWIHEVKTPLTALRLLIDAIENQEMKTSLTFEWLRIHHLLDQQLYQKRFSFIQNDLYIENVDIEMILFEEIKTLQSWCMQKGIGFDIELQKKMILTDGKWLSFIIRQLLSNAVKYSNESDIIIRSYENDGYNCLEITDNGIGISPQDLPRIFAKGFTSTSKHQNNYATGMGLYLSKKIADVLKINIAVHSKLNRGTTFTLTFPKNNEFNQIHN; encoded by the coding sequence ATGATCAGAAAATTTCTAGTAGAAAAAAGAAGCTGGATTCTCTTTATTCTTTTTTTACAGCTGTTTCAATTATTTATGTCCATTATTGATGAGACAATTTCCTTTTATTCAATGATATATATTTGCTTTATTAGCATCCTCTTGTTTGTGATTTTCTGCTTTATCCGCTATCAGAAAGAGACTACGTTTTATAAAAGCCTTTCTGCTCGAGAAGATGATTTAGATCTTACAACCTTAGCGTCAGCAAAAACACCTTTTGAAAAAATAATTGCGGATAGCTTTACAACCCAAACTAGCATATTAAAGATAGAAAGATATCAAAATCTTCAGCAGCTTGAACTAGAAAAGGATGAATTGCTTTCTTGGATTCATGAAGTAAAAACACCATTAACAGCATTACGTTTACTAATAGATGCTATTGAAAATCAGGAAATGAAGACATCCTTGACATTCGAATGGTTAAGAATTCACCATCTCTTAGATCAACAACTGTACCAAAAACGTTTTTCATTTATTCAAAATGATCTCTACATAGAGAATGTTGATATCGAAATGATTCTTTTCGAAGAAATAAAAACATTACAGTCATGGTGCATGCAAAAAGGAATCGGTTTTGATATTGAACTACAGAAAAAGATGATATTAACCGATGGAAAATGGCTTTCGTTTATTATTAGGCAGCTATTGAGTAATGCCGTTAAATATAGTAATGAATCAGATATTATCATAAGAAGCTATGAGAATGACGGATATAACTGTTTAGAAATAACCGATAATGGAATAGGAATAAGCCCGCAAGACTTGCCAAGAATCTTTGCAAAAGGCTTTACTTCCACCTCCAAGCACCAAAATAATTATGCTACTGGAATGGGATTATATTTATCTAAAAAAATCGCAGATGTACTCAAAATCAATATTGCTGTCCATTCTAAATTAAATAGAGGTACCACCTTCACCCTTACTTTTCCGAAGAACAATGAATTTAATCAAATTCATAACTAA
- a CDS encoding ABC transporter ATP-binding protein produces MDILVASKVHKSYGNKANRQEVLKGVNLNVQKGEFVSIMGASGSGKTTLLNVLSSIDQASGGTIRIVEKEITRLKEKQLAEFRKNHLGFIFQDYNLLDTLTVKENILLPLSITKTPKKEAHQRFDTLAKELGIYEIKDKYPNEISGGQKQRTSAARAFIHEPSIIFADEPTGALDSKSASDLLNKLSHLNQTRSATILMVTHDPVAASYCNRVVFIKDGQIYTQLYKGDQDRQRFFQDIIKTQGILGGVQNDRK; encoded by the coding sequence ATGGATATCTTAGTTGCTTCAAAGGTCCATAAAAGTTATGGCAATAAAGCAAATCGTCAAGAAGTGCTGAAGGGCGTAAATTTGAACGTCCAAAAAGGCGAATTTGTCAGTATTATGGGTGCCTCTGGCTCAGGGAAAACAACCTTGTTGAACGTTCTTTCTTCTATCGATCAAGCCAGCGGAGGAACTATTCGAATCGTAGAGAAGGAAATTACCCGTCTCAAAGAAAAGCAGTTAGCAGAGTTCCGAAAAAATCACTTAGGATTTATCTTTCAAGATTATAATTTACTCGATACTTTAACCGTTAAAGAAAATATTCTTTTACCATTATCGATTACAAAAACGCCCAAAAAAGAGGCTCATCAACGTTTTGATACTTTAGCGAAAGAATTAGGTATTTACGAAATAAAAGATAAGTATCCAAATGAAATTTCAGGTGGTCAAAAGCAAAGAACTTCTGCAGCCAGAGCTTTCATCCATGAACCAAGTATTATATTCGCAGATGAACCAACCGGGGCTCTTGATTCTAAGTCTGCCTCAGATTTATTAAATAAATTGAGTCATTTAAACCAAACAAGAAGTGCAACCATCCTTATGGTAACCCATGACCCAGTCGCTGCAAGCTATTGTAATCGAGTTGTTTTTATTAAAGATGGCCAAATTTATACACAGCTTTATAAAGGAGACCAGGATAGACAGCGCTTTTTCCAAGATATTATCAAAACACAGGGAATTTTGGGTGGTGTGCAAAATGACCGTAAGTAA